One genomic window of Bacillus mycoides includes the following:
- the ablA gene encoding lysine 2,3-aminomutase: MLHDVYKPNRHWKDIELWKDVTEEQWNDWVWQLTNTIKTLDDLKKIINLTPEEEEGVKISTKTIPLNITPYYAWLMNPDDPRCPIRMQSVPISEELYKTKYDLEDPLHEDEDSPVPGLTHRYPDRVLFLVTNQCSMYCRYCTRRRFSGQIGMGVPKKQLDDAIAYISETPQVRDVLISGGDGLLINDKILEYVLKNLRAIPHVEIIRIGTRAPVVFPQRITENLCNIIKKYHPVWLNTHFNTSIEITEESKLACEMLANAGVPIGNQAVILAGINDSVPIMKKLMHDLVKIRVRPYYIYQCDLSEGIGHFRAPVSKGLEIIEGLRGHTSGYAVPTFVVDAPGGGGKIALQPNYLISQSADKVVLRNFEGVITTYPEPENYIPGRAEGYFKEIYPTYEEKRSDIGVAGLMSDRKFNLVPDDLQRMNRRKDYEVNETHASLKDKRDKRDQLKDKKYQAQMAKLDDDKKNEGDVV, encoded by the coding sequence ATGTTACATGATGTATACAAACCAAATCGTCACTGGAAGGATATTGAATTATGGAAAGATGTTACAGAAGAACAATGGAATGACTGGGTTTGGCAATTAACGAATACGATCAAAACTTTAGATGATTTAAAGAAAATAATTAACTTAACACCTGAAGAAGAAGAAGGTGTTAAAATTTCAACGAAGACGATCCCGTTAAACATTACACCGTACTATGCTTGGCTAATGAATCCTGATGACCCACGCTGTCCGATTCGGATGCAATCAGTACCGATTTCGGAAGAGTTATATAAAACAAAATATGATTTAGAAGATCCTCTTCATGAAGATGAAGATTCACCAGTTCCAGGATTAACGCATCGCTATCCAGACCGCGTACTATTTTTAGTAACGAATCAATGTTCTATGTATTGTCGTTACTGTACACGTCGTCGTTTTAGTGGACAAATTGGAATGGGCGTACCGAAAAAGCAATTAGATGATGCGATTGCTTATATTAGTGAAACACCACAAGTACGTGACGTTTTAATTTCTGGCGGTGATGGACTTCTAATTAATGATAAAATTTTAGAATATGTATTAAAGAATTTACGAGCAATCCCGCATGTCGAGATTATTCGTATCGGAACGAGAGCACCAGTTGTATTCCCGCAGCGTATTACAGAAAACCTGTGTAACATTATTAAAAAATACCATCCAGTATGGTTGAATACGCATTTTAACACTTCTATTGAGATTACAGAAGAATCGAAACTAGCATGTGAAATGCTTGCGAATGCAGGTGTTCCAATTGGAAACCAAGCTGTAATTTTAGCTGGAATTAATGACAGCGTTCCAATTATGAAAAAACTTATGCATGATTTAGTGAAAATTCGTGTTCGTCCATATTATATTTATCAATGTGATTTATCAGAAGGTATCGGTCATTTCCGTGCACCAGTTTCGAAAGGTCTTGAAATTATTGAAGGCTTACGTGGACATACATCTGGTTATGCAGTACCGACATTCGTTGTTGATGCACCGGGCGGAGGCGGAAAAATTGCGCTTCAGCCAAACTATTTAATTTCACAAAGTGCGGATAAAGTTGTTCTTCGTAACTTTGAAGGGGTTATTACAACGTATCCAGAACCAGAAAACTATATCCCAGGAAGAGCAGAAGGCTACTTTAAAGAAATTTATCCGACTTATGAAGAGAAACGTTCTGATATCGGCGTTGCAGGATTGATGAGTGATAGGAAATTTAATCTTGTTCCAGATGATTTACAACGTATGAATCGCCGTAAAGATTATGAAGTCAATGAAACGCATGCTTCTTTAAAAGATAAACGTGATAAGCGTGATCAATTAAAAGATAAAAAATATCAAGCACAAATGGCAAAGTTAGATGACGACAAAAAAAATGAGGGTGACGTAGTATGA
- a CDS encoding YokU family protein yields MNCMWCDSTEAKESLNTVYWELPDGTKAIEIQETPCITCSSCGMDYQADHTVKEIEDQLFLIYTKDLPKQLTFEELMGRPRLLKRNYFDF; encoded by the coding sequence ATGAATTGTATGTGGTGTGACAGTACAGAAGCGAAAGAAAGCTTGAATACTGTATATTGGGAATTACCAGATGGTACGAAAGCCATTGAAATCCAAGAGACACCATGTATTACTTGTTCCTCATGTGGAATGGACTATCAAGCAGACCATACTGTAAAAGAAATTGAAGATCAGTTGTTTTTAATTTATACGAAAGATTTGCCAAAACAACTAACATTCGAAGAGTTGATGGGAAGACCACGTTTATTAAAAAGGAATTATTTCGACTTTTAA
- a CDS encoding YozE family protein, producing the protein MKKTFYHYMMKHRAALFKNEISDLAEAMYDDLSFPKQSEDYDVISSYLELSGMLESMSIFDDAWDLYIQER; encoded by the coding sequence TTGAAAAAGACATTTTACCATTATATGATGAAGCACCGTGCAGCTTTATTTAAAAATGAAATATCAGATTTAGCAGAGGCGATGTATGATGATTTAAGTTTTCCGAAGCAATCTGAAGACTATGATGTAATTAGTTCATACTTAGAGTTAAGTGGAATGCTAGAAAGTATGTCTATATTTGATGATGCATGGGATTTATATATACAAGAGAGATAA
- a CDS encoding DUF3930 family protein has translation MEYQYEVEQTKEEFMHEDQWADSLIKWLFIFLIIVGIPYTAYVVVQFILSF, from the coding sequence ATGGAATACCAATACGAAGTAGAGCAAACAAAAGAAGAGTTCATGCATGAAGATCAATGGGCAGACTCTCTTATTAAATGGCTTTTTATTTTTTTAATAATTGTAGGCATACCTTATACTGCATATGTTGTTGTTCAATTTATTCTCTCTTTCTAG
- a CDS encoding YozD family protein, with translation MKEIEVVIDTEEIAEFFYERLIERGYVPKREEIEDLADITFEYLLEKCMIDEVFDEEED, from the coding sequence ATGAAGGAAATTGAAGTCGTAATTGACACGGAAGAGATTGCGGAGTTTTTTTATGAGCGACTAATTGAAAGAGGGTACGTTCCAAAAAGAGAAGAAATTGAGGACCTGGCAGATATTACATTTGAGTATTTATTAGAGAAATGCATGATTGATGAAGTTTTTGATGAAGAAGAAGATTGA
- a CDS encoding serine/threonine protein kinase → MKWRRILALFDRPLRKNTIVAERYKIESVIGMGSYGVTYVVNDLQINKYKVLKQLRQSKQRYESGRKSFEQEKVILQTLNHASIPNLHDHFIWEKKNFFVMEYMPGENFEDHIFLDGQVYDEREVFEILYEVLGIVSYFHSKGIIHRDLRIPNILMKENQISIIDFGLAKLKGEGDERAITYEGEQALMREDHFRSDFYALGHFVLFLLYAGYESTEKKEKPWYEELVLEEYNRDMLMRMLQMKAPYYENVQDLKKDVAYALERMETPCFKSF, encoded by the coding sequence ATGAAATGGCGTCGTATACTAGCTTTATTTGATAGACCACTGCGAAAAAATACAATCGTTGCAGAGCGTTATAAGATTGAATCAGTAATTGGAATGGGCAGTTATGGGGTTACATATGTCGTTAATGATTTACAAATAAATAAATATAAAGTCTTAAAACAATTAAGGCAAAGTAAACAAAGATATGAGTCTGGTAGAAAATCATTTGAGCAAGAGAAAGTGATTTTACAAACATTAAATCATGCGTCAATTCCTAATCTACATGATCATTTCATATGGGAGAAAAAGAACTTTTTTGTGATGGAGTATATGCCGGGGGAAAATTTCGAAGATCATATTTTCTTAGATGGGCAAGTATATGATGAACGTGAAGTTTTTGAAATTTTATATGAAGTACTAGGAATTGTTTCGTATTTTCATAGTAAAGGTATCATTCACCGAGATTTACGTATTCCAAACATATTAATGAAAGAAAATCAGATTAGTATTATTGATTTTGGATTGGCTAAATTGAAAGGTGAGGGTGATGAGCGAGCTATAACTTATGAAGGTGAACAAGCTTTGATGCGAGAAGATCATTTTCGTAGCGACTTTTATGCGCTCGGTCATTTCGTATTATTTTTATTGTATGCTGGTTATGAATCGACTGAAAAAAAGGAAAAACCTTGGTATGAAGAGTTAGTGCTGGAAGAATATAATCGCGACATGCTAATGCGAATGTTACAAATGAAAGCGCCATACTATGAAAATGTACAAGATTTGAAAAAAGATGTAGCTTACGCTTTAGAAAGGATGGAGACCCCATGTTTCAAAAGTTTTTAG
- a CDS encoding sporulation protein produces the protein MFQKFLASVGIGSAKVDTVLERDEYTVGEEIVGKVHITGGSVSQEIESIYLTLSTSYVREVDDKKVTASYDLERVRLTDPFSVEPNEKVEIPFSFLMPIEAPLTLGMKTVWVHTGLDIKRSIDPSDRDYIQVLPNALLNSVLNSVNQLGFKARHIECEELPYRLRKQVPFAQEFEFIPVSGEYYGKLDELELLILPSAHDRLEIIMEVDRKSRGLAGLFAEALDLDEKVIRFTVTNEDIPRMQQKINNNIF, from the coding sequence ATGTTTCAAAAGTTTTTAGCAAGCGTTGGAATTGGAAGTGCAAAAGTAGATACTGTTCTTGAAAGAGATGAGTATACAGTTGGAGAAGAGATAGTAGGGAAGGTTCATATAACTGGAGGTTCAGTTAGCCAAGAAATTGAAAGCATTTACTTAACGTTGTCGACGTCATATGTAAGAGAAGTGGATGATAAAAAAGTAACTGCATCGTATGATTTAGAGCGAGTTCGTTTAACAGATCCATTTTCTGTAGAGCCAAATGAAAAAGTGGAAATTCCATTTTCGTTTTTAATGCCAATTGAAGCACCACTAACACTTGGAATGAAAACGGTTTGGGTTCATACAGGTCTTGATATTAAACGTAGTATTGATCCAAGTGACCGTGATTATATTCAAGTATTGCCGAATGCGCTATTGAACAGTGTATTAAATAGTGTAAATCAATTAGGTTTTAAAGCGCGTCATATAGAATGCGAAGAATTACCGTATCGATTACGTAAGCAAGTTCCATTCGCGCAAGAATTTGAGTTTATTCCAGTTTCCGGAGAGTATTATGGGAAATTAGATGAATTAGAATTATTAATTTTGCCAAGTGCCCACGACCGATTAGAAATCATTATGGAAGTAGATAGAAAATCACGTGGATTGGCTGGTTTATTCGCAGAAGCGCTTGATCTTGATGAGAAGGTTATTCGCTTTACAGTAACAAACGAAGATATTCCAAGGATGCAGCAAAAAATTAACAATAATATTTTTTAA
- a CDS encoding phosphatase PAP2 family protein, producing the protein MKRYRHLYLLSCTLLICFVALSLSYHTACIEKFDNVVAHFIQSFRNDYLTTYFTWVSFIGSKRIYFPLLIILVMYFLLRKKILSALLLTINYYGSRYLNSMLKLWYERARPDVTQLVTATGYSFPSGHTMNATAFLGFIAYVTITEDRISLHKKLLIIFIASFVVLSISVSRIYLGVHYPSDILAGWAAGGSWLVLCVIFHKAFIKKEPMS; encoded by the coding sequence GTGAAACGATACCGACATTTATACTTGTTAAGTTGTACACTACTCATTTGTTTTGTCGCACTATCACTTTCGTATCATACCGCTTGTATTGAAAAATTTGATAATGTAGTCGCACACTTTATTCAAAGTTTCCGAAACGATTATTTGACAACCTATTTTACTTGGGTATCCTTTATCGGTTCAAAAAGAATATATTTCCCGTTACTCATTATACTTGTAATGTATTTTCTTCTTAGAAAAAAAATATTAAGTGCATTACTTCTAACAATTAATTATTACGGATCACGTTATTTGAACAGTATGCTCAAACTATGGTACGAACGAGCAAGACCTGATGTGACGCAGCTTGTTACAGCAACTGGATATAGCTTTCCGAGCGGTCATACGATGAACGCTACTGCTTTTTTAGGATTTATTGCATACGTCACAATTACAGAAGATCGTATTTCATTGCATAAAAAGTTGCTGATTATTTTTATAGCAAGCTTCGTTGTATTATCTATTTCAGTTAGCCGAATTTATCTTGGCGTGCACTATCCATCTGACATATTAGCTGGATGGGCAGCTGGCGGTAGCTGGCTCGTTTTATGTGTTATATTTCATAAGGCGTTCATTAAAAAAGAACCTATGTCATAA
- a CDS encoding cation diffusion facilitator family transporter: MDSLSHKEADKGAIVSIIAYIFLSSLKIIISYITLSSALRADGLNNLTDIGASLAILIGLKISRKPRDPDHPYGHSRAEQIASLVASFIMATVGLEVVISAIQSFLSPKQAAPNVLAAWVALFSAVVMYFVYKYTKKIAIQTKSKSLEAAAKDNLSDALVSIGTVIGIVGSQFKMPILDPIAALIVGLIICKTAWEIFVEASHMLTDGIDPEKMDEYADAIEHISGVEHIVDIRARMYGNQTYVDITIEVDARMDVSESHCITDNIEDMLRKKFGIYHAHIHVEPMQKEPIMT; encoded by the coding sequence ATGGATTCTCTTTCTCATAAAGAAGCTGATAAAGGTGCTATTGTCAGCATTATAGCCTACATATTTTTATCCTCTTTGAAAATCATCATCAGTTATATTACCCTCTCTAGCGCATTACGTGCTGATGGTTTGAATAACTTAACGGATATTGGTGCTTCTTTAGCAATATTAATTGGCCTAAAAATTTCTCGTAAGCCTCGTGACCCAGATCATCCATATGGGCATTCGCGCGCAGAACAAATCGCATCACTTGTTGCTTCCTTTATTATGGCAACAGTCGGATTAGAAGTTGTGATTAGTGCAATTCAATCGTTTTTAAGTCCGAAACAAGCAGCGCCTAATGTACTCGCTGCGTGGGTTGCTTTATTTTCTGCCGTCGTAATGTATTTCGTATATAAGTATACGAAAAAGATTGCGATTCAAACAAAGAGTAAGTCGTTAGAAGCCGCTGCAAAAGATAATTTATCAGATGCTCTCGTAAGTATTGGTACAGTAATAGGTATTGTCGGATCACAGTTCAAAATGCCTATTTTAGACCCTATTGCTGCTTTAATTGTCGGTCTTATTATTTGTAAGACTGCATGGGAAATTTTCGTAGAAGCTTCTCATATGCTAACGGATGGAATCGATCCTGAGAAAATGGATGAATATGCTGATGCTATCGAGCATATTTCAGGTGTAGAACATATTGTAGATATTCGCGCTCGTATGTATGGGAATCAAACGTATGTAGATATTACAATTGAAGTAGATGCTCGAATGGATGTTAGCGAAAGCCATTGTATTACTGACAATATTGAAGATATGCTTCGAAAGAAATTCGGAATTTACCATGCTCATATTCATGTGGAGCCCATGCAAAAAGAACCTATTATGACATAG
- a CDS encoding thioredoxin family protein: MREIKSDKEFKDIIASEEPVVVKFFTTWCPDCVRMDNFIGDVMEEFNKFEWYSINKDEFPSIAEEYQVMGIPSLLVYQNGEKLGHLHSANAKTEEQVTEFLEAY; the protein is encoded by the coding sequence ATGAGAGAAATCAAGTCTGACAAGGAATTCAAAGACATCATCGCAAGCGAGGAGCCAGTAGTTGTTAAGTTCTTTACTACATGGTGCCCAGATTGCGTGCGTATGGACAACTTTATCGGAGATGTAATGGAAGAGTTCAATAAGTTTGAATGGTATTCTATTAATAAAGATGAGTTCCCAAGTATTGCTGAAGAGTATCAAGTAATGGGTATTCCAAGCCTACTTGTATATCAAAATGGCGAAAAGTTAGGTCACTTACATAGTGCAAATGCAAAAACGGAAGAGCAAGTTACTGAGTTTTTAGAAGCATACTAA
- a CDS encoding DUF3947 family protein: protein MFYSYFDTRDRMRPYGTAGITYSGAQSTIQAVQQALQAQQQMQQIQQGIQPYYSSMEYYYPMHHITPYGISVSTIPYGTVYNL from the coding sequence ATGTTTTATTCATATTTTGATACCCGAGATAGAATGCGTCCGTATGGTACGGCGGGTATTACGTATAGCGGAGCACAAAGTACAATTCAAGCTGTTCAACAAGCGTTACAAGCACAGCAGCAAATGCAACAAATACAGCAAGGAATACAACCGTACTATTCATCTATGGAGTATTATTACCCAATGCATCATATTACACCATACGGAATTTCTGTTTCAACAATTCCATATGGAACTGTATACAATTTATAA